From a region of the Nanoarchaeota archaeon genome:
- a CDS encoding antirestriction protein — protein MKTKLCEESSSKEMKNSLESVAEEKLVNKEENPKIRDAMTSILKLFEMENLEVFTQAVFKAPEGYNKPSDNWSFLNRVLMFSAGTSDARGFQQWRSAERHVSAGKRAITIFGPLMKKIQDPKTQEEKMILYGFNSIPVFRFQDTEGKELPQAPPIVLNIPCQFDGILKELDLKTEGIYFSNGLYGFYSPLQKTIGLATPEISTFLHELSHAVDDKLHGIKTGQRGDQEVIAEFSASVVGALLGYKVPFGNSKKYIENYSFAELTRNLNRSEKVIDFIIERTQIKEIEKGATAP, from the coding sequence ATGAAAACCAAACTTTGTGAGGAAAGTTCCTCTAAGGAAATGAAAAATAGCCTTGAATCTGTGGCTGAAGAAAAACTCGTGAATAAAGAAGAAAACCCGAAAATACGCGATGCTATGACGAGCATTTTGAAACTCTTTGAAATGGAAAACCTTGAAGTTTTTACGCAAGCCGTGTTTAAAGCGCCGGAAGGATATAACAAGCCTTCGGATAACTGGAGCTTCCTCAATCGGGTTTTAATGTTCAGCGCCGGAACTTCTGACGCAAGAGGGTTTCAGCAATGGCGAAGTGCAGAAAGGCATGTTAGCGCAGGCAAACGCGCCATAACTATTTTTGGGCCTTTGATGAAGAAAATCCAAGATCCAAAAACACAGGAAGAAAAAATGATACTCTACGGCTTTAACTCGATTCCGGTTTTTCGATTTCAGGACACAGAGGGAAAGGAATTACCACAAGCTCCGCCGATTGTTCTGAATATTCCCTGTCAGTTCGATGGCATCTTGAAAGAGCTGGATTTGAAAACCGAAGGTATCTATTTCAGCAACGGCTTATACGGTTTTTACTCGCCGCTGCAAAAAACGATAGGCCTTGCCACGCCAGAAATATCAACATTCCTACACGAATTATCGCATGCTGTAGACGACAAATTGCACGGCATAAAAACAGGGCAGAGGGGCGACCAGGAAGTTATTGCGGAATTTAGTGCTAGTGTGGTTGGGGCTCTGCTCGGATACAAAGTTCCTTTCGGAAATTCTAAAAAATATATCGAAAATTATTCGTTTGCGGAACTTACGCGAAACTTAAATCGTTCTGAAAAGGTTATCGATTTTATAATCGAAAGAACGCAGATAAAAGAAATAGAAAAAGGGGCTACAGCCCCATAA